In Lentilactobacillus sp. SPB1-3, the sequence TTTCATCGATATTGTGTTTGGTCGCCTCATAGATGGTAAATTAAAAACTCAAGCAACTTTTGCCAAAATGGCTCGTGGTGAAATGGTTCGATTCGCTGCTGAAAACCAATTGACGGAAGTTAACGAATTGAAGAAATTCAATCATCTTGATTATGTGTATGATTCGATGAGCTCAACAGATACGAAGTACGTCTTCATAAAAAATGAAAATCAATGACATGACTAAATCATTATTAAAATACATTACCACCCATTTAAAATGATCCACCACTTGTCGAACCAAACGACAAGTTTTTTTATATTCCAAATTCCCAGTGCTACAATTAGTTCATGCTAAAGCAATATTAAAGTGGGGATTGAATATTATGGAACAACAACCGGATCAAAATCACTGGAAAGCCAACTTGAGCTACTTGATCGCAGCCCAAAACTTTTTCCTGTTTGGCTCTTCCGCTGTCTTTTTCGCAATTCTTTGGTACATTGCTCTCAAGTCATCTTCCGGCACTTGGATGATGTTAACCACCTTAGCAACTACTTTGCCACAAATTCTGATTTCACTGTGGGCCGGAACTTGGTCTGATAGATTTAAACGTCGAGATTTGCTAGTAATCGCCAGTGTCTTCACCTCGGTGTTCACGATCGTGATTGCAATTATTTATTATTTTTTGGATCGTAATCTCTGGTTACTACTTGCGATTGCCGCCATTCGATCATTAGGTAATGGAATCTCCACTCCCGTTGCAAACTCGTTACTTCCTGAATTAACGCCGAAAAATCGATTAACTCAGGCGAACGGAATCAATCAAACTGCTAATTCTATTTTGCTACTGATTTCACCACTTGTTAGTGGATATATTTTAGGAAACTTAGGAATTATCTATGTTTTCGTAATCGATTTAATTACTTCACTTGGTGGAATTGGTGTTTTGTTAATGATCAAAGAACCGGAAGTTAAGAAGTTTAGTCAAAATGAGGTTAAAGGTTCACTATCACAAATTACTAAAGGGCTCAGATATACTTTTGATAATCGTAGTCTAAGTTTACTAATGCTGTTTACCGTCGTCGGATTCATACTGATTGCCCCATCATCTCAACTATCAACTTTATTCGTTAAGAGAACCTTTGGCACGAACGTTTGGTTACTAACTTTTAACGAATTATTCTGGACGATTGGTGCTGCTCTAGGTGGTATCTTCATCTCCTTGCATTCAAAAATCGATAATAAAATCAAATGGATTACTTTAGGATTTATTGGCTCAGGATTCTGTTTCGCTGCTATGGGTGTTGTCAAACCATTCTGGGTATACCTAGTCTTTATGTTTGGTTCCGGTATTTGCATGCCAATCATTCAAGGTACTACTAACATCCTCATCCAAGAAACTGTCCCCAATGAATGGATGGGTCGAGTATTTTCAATTCTTCAAATCGTTTCAACTGGTATCTATCCAATTGCAATGCTATTCTTCGGACCATTAGCTGATGTGGTAGCTATTAAATGGATTTTAGTGGTCACTGGCTTATTGCTAGTCGTCTCTGCTATCGGTTTCTATGGCCGATTCAAAACCAAAAAGTTTTATATTAACTAAATAAACGTGAGCAACCAACATTTATTGTTGGTTACTCACGTTTTTTACTTAGTCAAAATTTGGGTGATACCTTCTTCAAAGGAAGTGATCTGAAAATCCGGAAATGCTTCCTGAAATTTATCAGATAGAAAAACGTTATCCACCTGATATCGCGGTAATAATTCTAAGGATTCTTTTAACGCAGGATTGAACCAACTGCCTAACTTAAACGTCCACATTATAACTACAGAATACTTAATCCTTTTCCCCAGTACTCGTTCTGAGATGTTGATCATTTCTTGATAAGTAATTCCCTTAGGTGTTGGCAAATGCCAAGTTTGACCATATGCAGAATCAGTATTACCAATTAATGCCATGGCCCGACTTGCATCTGGAGTCCAGATCAATGTCCGGACCACCTGATCATTGATAGGTACAAATGCTCGCTTCCCAGCTTTGATTCGATTGAAAATCATTGAGTTAGTAATACTTTTGGTATTATCTGGACCATAGAATTCCGGTGCACGACAGATTACCACTGGCAGTTCGCCAAGTTCAATTTCTGCAACTAGTCTTTCAGCCATTCTAGCTCGGACAGTTGATTTACGGCCTTCATGAATAATTGGACTAGTTTCTGTTTGAGGTGTCGCCGTCTTAGGATACATATACGTGTTATCAAAAAACACTAACTTACTGTGAGCTTGTTTGCTAGCCTTAATCACATTATCCAGCATCCCTAAAAATTGCTGCTCCATTATGTCAGAGTTCATAGGTAACCCAGCCGTAAAGTAGACAATTTCACTACCTTCAATAGCGGTTAATGTTTCATTATAATCTAGCAAGTTAGCAGCCACAGTCTGATCACTGGGATGAATTTGTTTGGGATGTCGACTAACCAATCGGAGTTCCTTCGTATAGTTTTGATATAATTCTTCAGCTAATTCGTGACCGATTTGGCCATTACTACCTAAAATTGTTTGCATTTAATTTACTCCTTGAAAATTCGTTTAATAGTTTAATCGTTTGAACCATTTAATCAAAAAAATATTACTTAATGTTTTTAATCAATAACTTAGCAACGGAACGCGCAGAAAACGGATTTTGACCAGTAATGACATGTCCATCTTGAATGGCGAAGTCCTTATATGCCCGTTTTTGTTGAAAAGTTGCTCCGCGTTTTTCAGCTTCGTCCTTGTTAAAAAATGGGACGACCGACCGTTTACCTGCTAACAGCTCTTCACTCTTGGTAAATCCTGTAATTGTTTTACCTGAGATCAAATAATCATTATTGTTATCTTTGATATTCAATAGGCCGGCAACTCCATGGCAAACTGATGTCACATAACCATTTTGATGATATATGGCCATCGCAATTGATTGTAATTCTTGATTATCTGGGAAATCCCACATCACACCGTGCCCACCCGCATAATAAATTGCGAAGTAGTCATCTGGATTAATCTCACTGGGTCTCATGGTCTGACTAAGAGCACGATTCTTAAAGTCGGAAGTTTCATAAAACTCCATAATTGATTCATCAACGTACTTCATACTTCGGGGATCAAGCGGCACAAAACCACCCTTTGGACTAACATAATCCACCTCAATGCCTTCCTTTTGTAACTCTTCAGCAAATTCAGTGGCCTCTCCCAGCCAAAGTCCAGTAGCGTCATGTGTGCCAGCGTATCTAGTTACATTTGTTTCCACGATTAATACTTTTTTCATTCTCGGCCACTCTCCTTGATGATTGTCTTTACGTTACTGATCAGGTCCTGTAATTGATTGATTTGGGTAAGATCATGCGACAGATAATAGTAATTCTTAGTACCTTCACTGCGTCTTTCAATTAATTTGGCTTGCATCAAAATCTTAATATGATGGGAAATTGCCGGCCGTGAAAGATTAGTCGCCTCAGTTAGGTCAGTGACTCTTAAACCCTCAATACCATTTTCTGCGGCCATCAATTCGATCAAAATTGCTTGGCGTTTCTCATCGCCTAATGCAACCAAAAAGTCACTTAAATTAGTTAGTTTAGATTGAATTACACTTAAGTCTTGCATAATCATTTTTCCTTTGGTTTAATATTTTAAACCATTAAACCATCTATTGTGGATGGTGTCAAACAATTTGATGTCAGATTAATCCAGCAAGCCAATCATTAACAGTTTTTTCAATCTCGACCTATAATTATTGTATAAATTGTTTGGGAGGTTTTATTATGGCAGTTTTAACTGATGATATGAAAAAATTAATCGCTGATTCATTTGCGTTCATTGCAACGGTTGACGAGAATGGTAACCCCCAGGTTGGTCCTAAGGGAACCATGCGTATCTTTGATGATGAACACTTGATCTACAACGAACAGACTGGTCATCAAGCATGGCACAATTTACAAGAAAATCACAAAATCGCAGTTGCTTTTCACCCACATCCAGGAATGAAGGGGATCCGTGTTGAAGGTCGAGCAGTTATTCATCAAGGAGACCAAATTCACACTGATGCTCAAGCTTATGCAACTGAGAACAAATTACCAGATGTTATTGCCGCAATCGTTATCTCAATTGACCGTATCGTCAGCTTAGATGCTGGTCCTAATGCCGGAATTGAAATTATTAATGATCCAGTTAAATAAAACTTAAACGCAATAAAAGCACTTATCAAGTTAAGCATTCATAACTTGATAAGTGCTTTTATTATTTATAGAACGCAGCCGTCTTTAACAATGAGAATAATCATTTTATTGTTGACTTTTTCCAATTAAATCACCGAATCTAAATCAATGATTTTTAATTTACGCCGAGATTTCCGCTCAATAAATGATTGCTTTTCCCATTTTGCAAAAATTCGACTAATTGTTTCAGGTGTAGTACCTAATAATGAAGCTAAATCTGCCTGCGTAATTGGCAACGTAAATGGATTCTCACCAATGCTTGCGGCAGTATCCTCTAGATAGCTTGCTAACCGGACATCAACATGCTCGGTATTAGTCGAAGTTGTATTTTCTTCTAAGTTACTTAATCGAGTACCCAATACATCCAACACATTGACACTTAGTTGCGGCATCGTCAGTAATATTTTTTGAAATTCATCCCGATTGATTGAACAAACAGTCGTTGGCATCAAAACTTTGGCAGCAGAAGTGTGAGTTAACTTACTAATTAAAGCTGCCTCACCATTAATGTCGCCAGCCTGTAACAGGTATAACAATTGCTCTTTACCATCGGACGTTGTTTGAATGACCTTTGCTTGGCCACTTGCAATAATTGACAGCTCGTTTATTGGCTTACCCTGCTGATACAGAAATTCACCAGCTTCATAACGACGGTGATTAACAATTGCTTCAATTGATTGCGCTTGATTTTCATCTAAATTTTTAAAAATTGGCACTAACGAAACGCAGTGATGCTTAGAAATTTCATCCATTACGTACCTCATCCTAACTAAAATTAATTTTCTGGCATTATTTTATCCCAAACTTGATCTGGGTCAATTTCATTTATTCCATGATAACAGATAATAAGGTCATCAAAGAAAATAACTAATTTTAAAGGAGATAATCATCATGTCAAAAAAAGTAATTATGCAACTCGATACCTTAACTTGCCCTAGCTGTATGACTAAAATTGATCAATCGCTTCGAAAACAGTCTGGTGTGGAAGATGTCAAAGTATTGTTCAATGCAAGCAAAATCAAGGCGACCATCAATGATGAAACTAATGGCGATAATCTGGTTAAGGCCGTTACTAGTCTTGGCTATAACGTTAAAACTATGAAAGAAAAAGGTGAATAATAATGACTACTATCACTGAAAAATGGCAAGCAGAACAGGCTCAATCAGAAATTGACCATCATACTCCTACTGCAGGAGCAATGACTGGCCACATTCTAGCAAATCTCCGAAAATTATCGACTAAACTAATTCAATTCAATTTGTACATCAAGGGTTCTAACTATCAAAGTGATCAACAATTAATTAGTGAGTTTCGGACGGCAATCGACAATGAATTTATCTCAATTGGGAATCGCTTAATTGAGTGGAACGAGAAACCGGCCTCAACCACCGCTGAATTCGAAGAGTATTCTATGATCACCGAAGCTGGAGAAAATAAATATCTTAGTGCAGATGAAATGCTATCAATGATTGTTGCTGATATTCAAACTAGTCAAATGTTTATTGGCCGTGCGATTAAGTTATCGAATAATGAAGAAAAATTCAGTCTTGCCAGCAATATCACTAACCTCCAATCAATAATGAATTCTTATAACAGAAAATTCCAAGCTCGCTTAGGTAATGAACCACTTGAAGGCTATTTAGATGAAGATGAAGACGACAAGGAGGATTAGCGCATGGCTAAACTACTTAATCAATTTAATAAGTATTGGACGCAATTAACCTTATGGTCTGCAATACTGTTGCTCCTTGGATTTGGATTTCGGGTTGCGGGACTAACCTTGATTACGAATACTTTATTTGCCATCGTCACCATCATTGCTGGATTACCCACAATTCTCCGCGCCATCTCGGCCCTTAATGCTAGAGTAATCAGTATTGAGCTCTTGGTTTCAATTGCTGTAATTGGCGCAGTAATTATTCAAGAATTTGAAGAGTCTGCAGTTGTCACCTTCTTATTCATCTTGGGGAATTTCCTCGAACAACGAACTTTAAACCGGACTCACAAATCAATTAAGGAATTAACTGAAAGTGCTCCTAAAACCGCCCTATTGTTAAATGATAATACTGAACCTAAATCAATCGACGTTGACGAGATTGAAGTTGATGATAAGATCCTAGTGCGAGTTGGCGATCAAGTCCCTGTCGACGGTAATATTTTAACCGGGTCAACTTTATTGGATGAAGCCACCGTCACTGGTGAATCGATTAGTACGCAAAAACAGCCTGGCGATGCGGTCTACATGGGAACTACTAATCAGGAGGCCACAATTACCGTTAAGGCTACTAGAGTCGGCGAAGACACAACCTTCGGTAAAATCATTGAACTAGTGGAAGATGCTCAAGATAATCAAGCTCCCGCCGCTAAGTTCATTGATAAGTTTGCGAAATACTACACTCCTGCTGTTTTGATTATCGCTGCGATGATCTTTTTATTCTTTAAAGATTTTCGACTAGCCATTACGTTTTTAGTTCTCGGCTGTCCGGGAGCATTAGTAATTGGCGCGCCAGTCTCTAACGTTGCTGGGATTGGTCGTGGCGCCCAAAGTAAGATATTAGTTAAGGGTGGTAGCGTGATGGATGAGCTAAATAATATCGACACGCTGTTGTTTGACAAGACCGGTACGATTACGACTGGCCATCCCAGCGTTAGTCAACTTTATCAATATGATGATCATGAAAACTGGTTGCTAATTGCCAGCCAAATGGAACAAACTTCCACCCATCCATTAGGAACAGCAATTGTTAAATACGCCCAACAATCAACTGATAATATTAACCAATCGTTAGATACTAAAACCATCAATGGTGTTGGAATTACTGCTGAATATAATCAGCAAACCATCTGGTTAGGCAGTCCAACCGTCTTAGAAACTAGCCACGTGATCTTAACCGACGAGCAAACTAAACAACTAAGAGGTCTACAAGAATCTGGCAATTCAATTGTCCTAATGATGGCTGACCAAACATTAGTAATAATGTTTGGGATTATTGATCAGCTCCGCCCTGGAGTTAAGGATGTTTTAAATGCTTTACGCAGATACGGAATCAAAAAATTTGCAATGCTAACTGGTGATAACAAAAAAAACGCCAAGCAGATTGGTAAATTGATTCAGGTCGACGATGTTCGGGCAGAGCTAATGCCCACTGATAAAGTAGGCATACTAGAGTCAGAGCAAGCCAATGGCCGCGAGGTTCTGTTTATTGGTGATGGAATTAACGATGCCCCTGCCATTGCCAAAGCCAACGTCGGAATTGCTATGGGTAGTGGAACTGATACCGCAATTGAAACCTCTGATGTGGTATTAATCGATTCGGACTTTGATAACATTTTTAAAGCAAAAAAATTAGCTCGAATAACTATTAACAACATGCGACAAAATATCGTCATTGCAATCGCCACTGTGTTAGTCTTACTTGTCGGATTACTCACCAATTATGTTGATATGGCAACAGGTATGTTCGTCCATGAGGCTAGTATTTTAGTAGTTATCTTAAATGCAACGCGTATTTTAAAAATAAAATTATAGTTAAAGCCACTCATTAAACATTATAATGAATGGTTTTTGAATACACTTAAATTGAATGACATAAATCAGTTGACAAAAGATAGGGTTATCTTTTATAATTAATCCACATTAAAGATAACTCTATCTTTAAACTAAAAACAAATTAAAGAGGAATTTAAACATGAAAATTTTTGTTACCGGAGCAACCGGATTTATTGGCTCAGCTGTAGTTGATGAACTACTTCGTCGTAATCACACAGTTATCGGACTAGCTCGTTCTGATAAATCAGCTCAAAAATTAGCTGATAAGGACATTGAAATTGTTCGGGGAAGTCTAACAGATACTGACATCTTAACAGAAGGTGCTAAAAACAGTGATGGTGTTATTCATCTTGGTTTTAATAACAACTTTGATGACATGGCTGGAGCTGTTGAACAAGACGTTAATGCTGTTAACGCTCTTGGTAATGGACTTATTGGAACCAATAAACCGTTCGTTAATACTTCAGGTACTTTGATGGTGGCTTACCAAGGCCGTCCCGCAACTGAAGACGACGCCGGTAACGACAAAGAGCTAAGAAGCCGCTCAGAAAAGACCGCATTAGGATTTGCTACTAAAGGAGTGCGCGCAACAGCCGTTCGTTTAGCACCCACTGTTCACGATGCGACCCGGCAAGGATTAGCAACGGTCGCTTCTCAAATTGCTATAAAAAACGGTGCCGCGGCATACTTTAACGGCGGAACTAATGAATGGCCCGCAGTTCACAGATTGGACGCTGCAGTTCTTTTTGTCGACGCCCTCGAAAAAGGCCAGGCCGGTTCAGCTTACAATGCTGTTGCCGAAACAGGTATTCCATTCAAAGATATTGCAACTACGATAAGTACAACACTCGGATTGCCTTTAAAATCGTTAACCAGTGATGATGCCATTGAATACGCTGGACCATTTCTTAGCAATACATTGCAGAGCAATAACCCCACTAGCAGTGATAAAACGCAACGAGAACTTAACTGGCACCCAACTCAACCAGGATTGCTTGCGGATTTGCAGTCTTTCTTATCAGATTCGAAGAACGTTGAATATTTGAAAAATAACTAATTTATTTTGATCAGCCATAACTTCTTTTAGAAGCTATGGCTTTTTTGTACTCAAATAAAAAAAGCTCAATTCATAAATGAATTGAGCAGATAAAAATATTAATCGATGATTTTTAACATTTGATCAGTTGCTACCCGATCACTCCGATAGGCATTTAAATTCTTGTCACTTTTTTCATATCCTAAAGCCACGCCCATTGCAACCACCTTATTTGCAGGCATCCCCAACTCATCACGAATCACGTCCGGGTATTTAACTAATTCATAAGATGCCAATGATTGCACACCTCGACCAGTTGCGGCTAACATTAAGGTTTCCGAAAATGCTCCCAAGTCATAAATTGACCAATTATTAGGATCAGCATCCAATACCAAATAAGCAATTGCTGGTGCGCGTACAAAGTGCTCCTACTATCCCAATAAGTGTCAGGATCAGATTCAATCACAGGCCTAAAGGTCCCGACCCGATGACCCATATTCTGACTAGCAAAAGATGAAAAGTCACCCATGTGAACTTTAGATAAATCCGCATTTTCGGCAAGCCCATCTTCCGAACCAGTAGCAAAAAGGTCTTTGATGTTGGCTAAACTTTTACCCGTTGCAATGTACACATTCCAAGGCTGAGAGTTACCCCATGATGGTGTGTGTTGAGCATCAGCAACAATTTTAGTTAATGTATCTTTATCAACTGGACGATCTTCAAAAGCTCTCGTTGAGTGTCTAGTCTGAATTGCTTGTAAAACGTCCATTTTAAATTCCTCCGTGCTAATTAATCCGCATTGCATCCCAAATAAATTGATAAATGGTTTCAAATTTATATTCTGATTTAGAATATTTATTTTCAATGATGTTATTAGTATGTCGATGAATCGTTGAAAATACGATTCCCATATGAAAATTAATTGGTAACTTCTTGATTACTTGATTATCCATAGCTTCCTGTAATAACTCATGAACGATATCGTTCGGTGAATCACTAATGACTAATCCATCATCTTCACCCATCAAAAACTTTATTTGTTCAATCAAATTCATGCTGTCAGGATTGGTTAGTGAATAATCATAAACTTGTTCAATGTAATATCTAATTCTATTTTCAATATCGATATCGTGGTTTCTTAATTCAGCAATATCTGTAGTATTGATAATGCGATCCCTTTCTCTGTTATACACACTGTCCAATAATGCCTGCTTATCTTTAAAATATAAATAAACGTTGGATTGAGCAATGTGAGCCAACTTGGCTACTTTAGTCGTCGAAACGCTAACGGCTCCTTCAGTTAAAATGATTTTAGCAACTGCATCTTGAATAATAGTTTGCTTGTTCATATCTTTTTTCTTCATGCAGATATTATAAAAGATAACTCTATCTTTTACAAGTGGAAATTGATAGAAAACCAATCCTAAATAATTAATTAATACTCTTGCTTTTAATCAGAAAGCTAGTAGAATGCTTAATCAAATAAATAAATTATCGGAGGAATCCTAATTGACACTTAATCTTTTTAATCGTAACCCGTTAAGGCTTTTCTTTCCAACAATCTTGTTGTTAGTTGGTATTGCTTTAACTTGGCGATTACTTGTGTTCATTCCAGTAATCCTAGCTGTCATAGGATTATTCATATTTGCTAGACATCAATTTAAAAAATTTACTGCTAACCGTGTTAAAAATAATGCTAAAACTAAAACCGCAGACTTCGAGATCATAGATGATGACTCACCTCATCCAGAGCGAAAAATATTAACCGATGTTGAAGAATATTAAAAAACAGCCACATGAATAATGTGGCTGTTTTTTTGTGTTTAATCACGAATTATCAAGTATTGATATTTTAGAAAAAATCGTGTAACCTGAATGAATTATCTTCGAAAAGGAGCTGAATACAATGGCTGAATACGCAGTCTTTATTTCAATTGCCACTGTAAGTGGCTTAGGACGTTCTTCCGTATATTAAATATTAAGGAGAATTAACGTGAATAACGTCCGTAAACAAACGCCAGCGATTATGTTAATTATTGCATTAGTTGGCTTTCCACAAATCAGTGAATCCATATTCACTCCTGCATTACCTAATATTAGTAAGCTTATGCTGGTCAGTGCCAAAACCAGTCAATTAACGATGAGTAGCTATTTCATCGGATTTGCCTTTGGGGTTCTTTTTTGGGGCAGATTATCAGATTACCTTGGGCGCCGTCCTGCCATGATTCTAGGAATTGCTACGTATCTAATTGGCAATATCGGTCTATTAATGTCTGGTAATTTTAATTTATTTATGACATTCCGAATAGTTCAAGCTTTTGGAGCAGCATCAGGATCAGTCATTACTCAAACTATCATGCGCGAATCATTCAGCGGCATTGAAAGCGAAAAAATCTTTGCTAAAGTTAGTGCTGCCATGGCACTCTCGCCAGCACTAGGGCCTCTACTCGGCGGTGGTATACTAACATACTCTAAAAGTTATCACAGTATCTTCAATTTATTAATCGGTATGGCACTCATCCTGATCATCATGGTGTCTATAAAGCTACCAGAAACTCGGGTTATTAGAACTAATGTCAAAGTAGTTTCATGGCAATCTACTGCGTGGCAAATGGTAAAAAGCCCCAAAGTCTGGTTCTTTTGTCTGTTGATAAGTGGCATCAATGGGATTTTATTTAGCTATTATGCTGAAGTCCCATTTATTTTTGAAAAACACTTTGGATTAACCGCCTTTCAATATGGTTGGCTGGGATTAATAATCGGCGCCGCTAGTATTGTTGGCGCAATACTTACTAATCATTTTGCCAGCCATACATCACCAGAGAAAATTGTCGACCTGGGTTTAACTATTTCATTAGCTGGGACACTCATCATTTTTGTTACCACTAATAACCTAATCTTATTTTTAGTATCCGTATTTATAACTTTCATTGGTATTAACATTGTTCTGCCAATTGCATTAAGTCGCGCTTTAATCGGATTTGAAGATGTTATTGGTACTGCCAGTGGCTTACTGAGCTTCATCTATTATCTAGTCATTAGTGCCTTTACGTACTTAATGAGTTATATGCATGACGGAACTGCATTTTCACTCCCTAGATATTTATTGATAATAATTACGTTGATGATTTCTGGACGAATAATTGTCATTGTTATCAATCGCAGGAAGTAAAATCACAAATTGAGCTACTGACTATGCCAACGTTA encodes:
- a CDS encoding MFS transporter, with amino-acid sequence MEQQPDQNHWKANLSYLIAAQNFFLFGSSAVFFAILWYIALKSSSGTWMMLTTLATTLPQILISLWAGTWSDRFKRRDLLVIASVFTSVFTIVIAIIYYFLDRNLWLLLAIAAIRSLGNGISTPVANSLLPELTPKNRLTQANGINQTANSILLLISPLVSGYILGNLGIIYVFVIDLITSLGGIGVLLMIKEPEVKKFSQNEVKGSLSQITKGLRYTFDNRSLSLLMLFTVVGFILIAPSSQLSTLFVKRTFGTNVWLLTFNELFWTIGAALGGIFISLHSKIDNKIKWITLGFIGSGFCFAAMGVVKPFWVYLVFMFGSGICMPIIQGTTNILIQETVPNEWMGRVFSILQIVSTGIYPIAMLFFGPLADVVAIKWILVVTGLLLVVSAIGFYGRFKTKKFYIN
- a CDS encoding NAD-dependent epimerase/dehydratase family protein, which translates into the protein MQTILGSNGQIGHELAEELYQNYTKELRLVSRHPKQIHPSDQTVAANLLDYNETLTAIEGSEIVYFTAGLPMNSDIMEQQFLGMLDNVIKASKQAHSKLVFFDNTYMYPKTATPQTETSPIIHEGRKSTVRARMAERLVAEIELGELPVVICRAPEFYGPDNTKSITNSMIFNRIKAGKRAFVPINDQVVRTLIWTPDASRAMALIGNTDSAYGQTWHLPTPKGITYQEMINISERVLGKRIKYSVVIMWTFKLGSWFNPALKESLELLPRYQVDNVFLSDKFQEAFPDFQITSFEEGITQILTK
- a CDS encoding type 1 glutamine amidotransferase domain-containing protein; amino-acid sequence: MKKVLIVETNVTRYAGTHDATGLWLGEATEFAEELQKEGIEVDYVSPKGGFVPLDPRSMKYVDESIMEFYETSDFKNRALSQTMRPSEINPDDYFAIYYAGGHGVMWDFPDNQELQSIAMAIYHQNGYVTSVCHGVAGLLNIKDNNNDYLISGKTITGFTKSEELLAGKRSVVPFFNKDEAEKRGATFQQKRAYKDFAIQDGHVITGQNPFSARSVAKLLIKNIK
- a CDS encoding ArsR/SmtB family transcription factor; its protein translation is MQDLSVIQSKLTNLSDFLVALGDEKRQAILIELMAAENGIEGLRVTDLTEATNLSRPAISHHIKILMQAKLIERRSEGTKNYYYLSHDLTQINQLQDLISNVKTIIKESGRE
- a CDS encoding pyridoxamine 5'-phosphate oxidase family protein, yielding MAVLTDDMKKLIADSFAFIATVDENGNPQVGPKGTMRIFDDEHLIYNEQTGHQAWHNLQENHKIAVAFHPHPGMKGIRVEGRAVIHQGDQIHTDAQAYATENKLPDVIAAIVISIDRIVSLDAGPNAGIEIINDPVK
- a CDS encoding Crp/Fnr family transcriptional regulator, with the protein product MDEISKHHCVSLVPIFKNLDENQAQSIEAIVNHRRYEAGEFLYQQGKPINELSIIASGQAKVIQTTSDGKEQLLYLLQAGDINGEAALISKLTHTSAAKVLMPTTVCSINRDEFQKILLTMPQLSVNVLDVLGTRLSNLEENTTSTNTEHVDVRLASYLEDTAASIGENPFTLPITQADLASLLGTTPETISRIFAKWEKQSFIERKSRRKLKIIDLDSVI
- a CDS encoding heavy-metal-associated domain-containing protein, producing MSKKVIMQLDTLTCPSCMTKIDQSLRKQSGVEDVKVLFNASKIKATINDETNGDNLVKAVTSLGYNVKTMKEKGE
- a CDS encoding DNA starvation/stationary phase protection protein, translated to MTTITEKWQAEQAQSEIDHHTPTAGAMTGHILANLRKLSTKLIQFNLYIKGSNYQSDQQLISEFRTAIDNEFISIGNRLIEWNEKPASTTAEFEEYSMITEAGENKYLSADEMLSMIVADIQTSQMFIGRAIKLSNNEEKFSLASNITNLQSIMNSYNRKFQARLGNEPLEGYLDEDEDDKED
- a CDS encoding heavy metal translocating P-type ATPase, yielding MAKLLNQFNKYWTQLTLWSAILLLLGFGFRVAGLTLITNTLFAIVTIIAGLPTILRAISALNARVISIELLVSIAVIGAVIIQEFEESAVVTFLFILGNFLEQRTLNRTHKSIKELTESAPKTALLLNDNTEPKSIDVDEIEVDDKILVRVGDQVPVDGNILTGSTLLDEATVTGESISTQKQPGDAVYMGTTNQEATITVKATRVGEDTTFGKIIELVEDAQDNQAPAAKFIDKFAKYYTPAVLIIAAMIFLFFKDFRLAITFLVLGCPGALVIGAPVSNVAGIGRGAQSKILVKGGSVMDELNNIDTLLFDKTGTITTGHPSVSQLYQYDDHENWLLIASQMEQTSTHPLGTAIVKYAQQSTDNINQSLDTKTINGVGITAEYNQQTIWLGSPTVLETSHVILTDEQTKQLRGLQESGNSIVLMMADQTLVIMFGIIDQLRPGVKDVLNALRRYGIKKFAMLTGDNKKNAKQIGKLIQVDDVRAELMPTDKVGILESEQANGREVLFIGDGINDAPAIAKANVGIAMGSGTDTAIETSDVVLIDSDFDNIFKAKKLARITINNMRQNIVIAIATVLVLLVGLLTNYVDMATGMFVHEASILVVILNATRILKIKL
- a CDS encoding SDR family oxidoreductase yields the protein MKIFVTGATGFIGSAVVDELLRRNHTVIGLARSDKSAQKLADKDIEIVRGSLTDTDILTEGAKNSDGVIHLGFNNNFDDMAGAVEQDVNAVNALGNGLIGTNKPFVNTSGTLMVAYQGRPATEDDAGNDKELRSRSEKTALGFATKGVRATAVRLAPTVHDATRQGLATVASQIAIKNGAAAYFNGGTNEWPAVHRLDAAVLFVDALEKGQAGSAYNAVAETGIPFKDIATTISTTLGLPLKSLTSDDAIEYAGPFLSNTLQSNNPTSSDKTQRELNWHPTQPGLLADLQSFLSDSKNVEYLKNN
- a CDS encoding nitroreductase family protein, with product MDVLQAIQTRHSTRAFEDRPVDKDTLTKIVADAQHTPSWGNSQPWNVYIATGKSLANIKDLFATGSEDGLAENADLSKVHMGDFSSFASQNMGHRVGTFRPVIESDPDTYWDSRSTLYAHQQLLIWYWMLILIIGQFMTWEHFRKP
- a CDS encoding TetR/AcrR family transcriptional regulator — encoded protein: MKKKDMNKQTIIQDAVAKIILTEGAVSVSTTKVAKLAHIAQSNVYLYFKDKQALLDSVYNRERDRIINTTDIAELRNHDIDIENRIRYYIEQVYDYSLTNPDSMNLIEQIKFLMGEDDGLVISDSPNDIVHELLQEAMDNQVIKKLPINFHMGIVFSTIHRHTNNIIENKYSKSEYKFETIYQFIWDAMRIN